From the genome of Cytobacillus firmus, one region includes:
- a CDS encoding metal-dependent hydrolase — MDTITHTLFGLSLYGAVDKQRMDKNSRKAYLLTAVGASQIPDIDVISRFWDTEGLYQMWHRGITHSVFLTPVWALLFLLLSFLLFRVKDKKLFLLGWLAVFIHNTSDLFNAWGTGYLEPFSNMRVTFGTIPIVDLVFWIIMGAAFFFTKRNKSKSPYYFKMAWAFMLLHVVIQSTQGYLIYKQYDEKYEQVALSAEFIPWTYSVITKKDDEVTIFTDTLFTEKTTQYVLQSKEAADLDKLFSERPEAKTLYEWSPFVVLVDDDERLGLYDPRFYRNGQSFLFEYIEKNTER, encoded by the coding sequence ATGGACACAATTACTCATACTTTATTTGGCTTGAGCCTATATGGTGCAGTTGATAAACAGAGGATGGATAAGAACTCCAGGAAAGCGTATCTGCTTACCGCTGTAGGGGCAAGTCAAATTCCCGATATTGATGTCATCTCGCGCTTCTGGGATACAGAAGGACTTTATCAGATGTGGCACAGGGGGATTACCCATTCTGTTTTCCTGACTCCGGTGTGGGCTCTGCTTTTTTTGCTGCTGTCCTTCCTGCTTTTCAGAGTCAAGGATAAGAAGCTTTTCTTGCTGGGATGGCTTGCAGTTTTCATACATAATACAAGTGATTTATTCAATGCATGGGGCACAGGTTATTTGGAGCCCTTTTCAAATATGAGAGTTACTTTTGGTACCATACCAATTGTTGATTTAGTGTTTTGGATCATAATGGGAGCAGCCTTTTTCTTTACAAAAAGGAATAAATCAAAATCTCCCTATTATTTTAAAATGGCTTGGGCTTTTATGCTTCTTCACGTGGTAATCCAAAGCACTCAGGGTTACCTCATTTATAAGCAGTACGATGAAAAATATGAACAAGTTGCCCTATCGGCAGAGTTTATACCATGGACTTATTCGGTTATTACAAAGAAAGATGATGAAGTGACCATATTCACTGATACTCTTTTCACCGAAAAGACAACCCAGTATGTGCTTCAATCAAAAGAAGCTGCAGATTTGGACAAATTGTTTTCTGAGCGTCCTGAAGCTAAAACCCTTTATGAATGGTCTCCATTTGTCGTTCTTGTTGATGATGATGAAAGGCTTGGACTCTATGATCCCCGTTTTTACAGAAACGGCCAGTCATTTTTATTTGAATATATTGAAAAAAATACGGAAAGATGA
- a CDS encoding peptide chain release factor 3 has translation MPKNFKEEVLSRRTFAIISHPDAGKTTLTEKLLLFGGAIRDAGTVKGKKTGKYATSDWMEIEKQRGISVTSSVMQFEYEGARVNILDTPGHQDFSEDTYRTLTAVDSAVMIIDSAKGIEEQTLKLFKVCRMRGIPIFTFMNKLDRQGKAPLELLAELEEVMGIESYPMNWPIGMGKEFLGIYDRFNNRIEQFRVEEEDRFISLNQEGEIEGNHSIKDSGLYDQTLEEIMLLNEAGNEFSRERIANGELTPVFFGSALTNFGVQTFLESYLQFAPPPQPRNSTAGEIDPLSEEFSGFIFKIQANMNPAHRDRIAFLRICSGQFERGMAVNIPRIGKSIKLAQSTQFMADDRSTVDSAVSGDIIGIYDPGTYQIGDTLTAGKNNFQYERLPQFTPELFVKVTAKNVMKQKHFHKGIQQLVQEGAIQLFKTVKMEEYLLGAVGQLQFEVFEHRMKNEYNTEVYMERQGSKIARWVEGDEVNENLSSGRSLLVKDRYGKNVFLFENDFALRWFQEKNPDVKLYNPMDSE, from the coding sequence ATGCCCAAAAATTTTAAAGAAGAAGTTTTATCCCGCCGCACGTTTGCGATTATTTCCCATCCGGATGCCGGTAAAACGACGCTTACCGAAAAGCTCCTATTGTTCGGTGGTGCCATTCGTGATGCAGGTACAGTTAAAGGGAAGAAGACAGGCAAATATGCGACAAGTGACTGGATGGAGATTGAGAAGCAGCGCGGAATTTCAGTAACCTCCAGTGTGATGCAATTTGAATATGAGGGAGCGCGTGTTAATATTCTTGATACGCCTGGTCACCAGGATTTCAGTGAAGATACATATCGCACGCTGACAGCCGTTGACAGTGCCGTTATGATCATCGACTCAGCTAAAGGTATTGAGGAGCAGACACTTAAATTATTCAAGGTCTGCCGCATGAGAGGAATTCCGATATTTACTTTTATGAATAAGCTTGACCGTCAGGGGAAAGCACCCCTTGAGCTCCTTGCTGAATTAGAAGAAGTTATGGGAATTGAATCTTACCCAATGAACTGGCCAATTGGGATGGGAAAAGAATTCCTTGGGATCTATGATCGGTTTAATAATCGAATTGAGCAATTTAGAGTAGAGGAAGAGGACCGCTTTATTTCCTTAAATCAGGAAGGTGAAATAGAGGGGAACCATTCTATTAAGGATTCTGGCCTATATGATCAGACGCTTGAAGAGATCATGCTGTTAAATGAAGCTGGCAATGAGTTTTCAAGAGAGAGAATAGCAAATGGGGAACTGACTCCTGTGTTTTTTGGAAGCGCGCTGACCAACTTTGGTGTACAGACTTTCCTGGAGTCTTATCTGCAATTTGCACCGCCGCCGCAGCCGAGAAATTCGACTGCAGGGGAAATAGATCCGCTGTCAGAAGAATTTTCTGGCTTTATATTTAAAATTCAGGCCAATATGAACCCTGCACATCGCGACCGGATTGCATTCTTAAGAATTTGTTCAGGCCAATTTGAGCGGGGCATGGCTGTGAACATACCAAGAATCGGCAAGTCTATTAAGCTTGCGCAGTCCACTCAATTCATGGCTGATGATAGAAGTACAGTTGATTCTGCAGTCAGCGGAGATATCATCGGAATTTATGATCCGGGAACTTATCAAATAGGCGATACATTAACAGCCGGAAAAAATAACTTCCAATATGAGCGTCTTCCTCAATTTACACCTGAGCTTTTTGTTAAAGTAACAGCAAAAAATGTCATGAAGCAAAAACATTTTCATAAGGGCATTCAGCAGCTGGTTCAGGAAGGTGCCATCCAGCTGTTTAAGACAGTCAAAATGGAAGAATACCTCCTGGGTGCAGTGGGGCAGCTGCAGTTTGAAGTTTTTGAACACCGCATGAAAAATGAGTATAACACAGAAGTATATATGGAAAGACAGGGCTCCAAGATCGCACGCTGGGTAGAAGGCGATGAGGTCAACGAAAACCTTTCCAGCGGAAGAAGCCTCCTGGTTAAAGACCGTTACGGCAAAAATGTCTTTCTATTTGAAAATGACTTTGCACTCAGATGGTTCCAGGAAAAGAATCCTGATGTAAAATTATATAATCCGATGGACTCGGAATAA
- the nhaC gene encoding Na+/H+ antiporter NhaC: MHHDQSALNLKPLEALIVTFIILGGISYSIIFAGAVPHIPVVFAIMGLIAYGLIRKVSITQLEKGLIEGAQSGLGAIFIFFLIGMLISSWMASGTIPTFIYMALEAVNGKFFYAIVFVVASVIGMSIGSSLTTAATLGVAFMGVSSALGLSDAITAGAVISGAFFGDKMSPLSDTTNLASSTVKVDLFEHIKTMAWTTIPSFIISLAIFAFLSPSEAASDFSKIAQLKKTLLDEGLVHWYSLIPFAILTIMAIKRVSAIITLSAGIVSALIFAVIVQSSFSLEKVLTLLFSGYASNSGSEEIDALLSRGGMESMMFSISLVLLALSMGGLFFKLGILPALLEGVKGFLNRISALVAAAAGTAIGINFLLGEQYLSILLTGNAFREPFEKAGLHPKNLSRILEDAGTVVNPLVPWSVCGVFLTGVLGVETTAYMPFALFCLLSPIITLIYGFTGLKIEKL, translated from the coding sequence ATGCATCATGATCAGTCAGCATTAAATTTAAAGCCCCTGGAGGCACTCATTGTCACTTTCATCATTTTAGGCGGAATCAGCTACTCGATTATTTTTGCCGGGGCAGTTCCCCATATTCCGGTTGTTTTTGCGATAATGGGGTTAATAGCTTATGGTTTAATAAGAAAAGTATCTATAACACAGCTGGAAAAGGGGCTTATTGAAGGTGCCCAGTCCGGATTAGGGGCTATTTTTATCTTCTTTTTAATCGGGATGCTGATAAGCAGCTGGATGGCGAGCGGCACGATTCCTACATTTATTTACATGGCTTTGGAAGCTGTTAATGGAAAGTTCTTTTATGCCATTGTATTTGTGGTAGCATCAGTGATCGGCATGAGTATAGGAAGCTCACTTACAACAGCTGCTACATTGGGAGTAGCGTTTATGGGAGTCAGTTCTGCTTTGGGGCTCTCGGATGCAATTACGGCCGGTGCAGTTATTTCCGGCGCATTTTTTGGAGATAAGATGTCGCCCCTATCCGATACAACGAACCTGGCATCATCGACAGTAAAAGTGGATTTGTTTGAGCATATCAAGACGATGGCCTGGACAACGATTCCTTCATTTATCATTTCACTTGCAATCTTTGCTTTCCTGTCGCCATCGGAGGCAGCTTCTGATTTCTCAAAGATTGCCCAGCTGAAAAAAACTTTGCTGGATGAGGGACTGGTGCATTGGTACTCCCTCATTCCATTTGCCATTTTGACTATAATGGCCATTAAAAGAGTATCAGCAATTATCACGTTATCTGCCGGCATCGTATCTGCATTAATCTTTGCCGTTATCGTTCAAAGCAGCTTCAGCTTGGAAAAAGTTTTGACATTGCTGTTTTCAGGATATGCTTCAAATAGCGGTTCAGAAGAAATTGACGCCCTTCTATCAAGAGGCGGCATGGAGAGTATGATGTTTTCGATTTCTTTGGTATTGCTCGCACTTTCTATGGGCGGTTTATTCTTTAAGCTTGGGATCCTTCCAGCTCTTCTGGAAGGGGTCAAAGGCTTTTTGAATCGGATATCAGCTCTAGTGGCGGCAGCAGCAGGAACAGCTATTGGGATTAATTTCCTCCTCGGCGAACAGTACCTGTCTATTCTTCTAACAGGAAATGCTTTCAGAGAGCCTTTTGAAAAAGCCGGGCTGCACCCAAAGAATCTTTCCAGAATCCTTGAAGATGCAGGCACGGTAGTAAACCCATTAGTTCCGTGGAGTGTCTGCGGAGTATTTCTAACAGGTGTTTTAGGTGTAGAAACAACAGCTTATATGCCATTTGCATTATTCTGTCTGCTCAGTCCTATAATCACCTTAATCTATGGATTTACCGGTTTAAAAATCGAAAAATTATAG
- a CDS encoding efflux RND transporter permease subunit: MRISDFSIKRPIFTLVTMFLVLILGVVSLLNIPLKLIPDLNPPVGVVVTSYPGASPDEVMEKVTKPLEENLATLPGIKTLTSTSQESANFILMQFSWTTDIDEIQSEVIQRLDQTQLPDEADKPRFMKFDPAQFPIIQLSLSADEEPEALRRLAEELNLELSKVEGVASVNLSGTAIKEVRVELDQEKLRDFKLSQADVVDVIESNNISMPGDPVLTEGKELTTRIISSIDSLDTLKKLTVTADPATGNKVSLEDISEVQLASQDDRTITRTNQAPSVLLSVLQQSDANTAEVSDQFIKQLDNLLEKEQFENIESDILFDQGDYISLAIGNISNSLILGGIFAMIVLFFFLKNVKSPLIIGISIPYSVIFTFVLMYFSDFTLNIMTLGGLALGIGMLVDNSIVVIENIYRHLSMGKDPKTAASVGAKEVGSAITASTLTTVAVFLPVVFITGIIGELFKEFALTISFSLFASLVVALTIVPMLASRLLKSPRTNTEAKRQETGLMRSLEKSIKWSLRNRAAVIAITMLLLAAGSFGLTTVGTQFLPNADEGFFTVRMELENGTALSETEKAVSALEDELKDEEEVDTFVSLIGTTQEGSFRGSKNANIAELYIKMKELDQRERSTFEFVDEVKKDLESAASKVNETAELSFNTQSTAGTSPNTLTFSVRDTDPSRLKENVDKIYNALKDIEDVTELSTDLMDTVEEIQITVDREKALEEGLAPAQVAMAVNDVTRGNRATQIIDDESNIYGVFVEYDREVTQDIENLKKLLIKKPDGNYAALSDVANIERGEGPVNIQRINQQDAVQFTLKYKSSTNMGAMSNEVDKEIADLKLPDETEIVFSGDRELLESSIDDLVLAFVLAIVFIYLVMAGQFESLKYPLVIMFTVPLMVIGVAIALTATQTPISLTAIIGIIVLAGIVVNNAIVIVDYINQKKEQGLKSYDAIIISVKDRARPIFMTALTTILGLVPLALGIGEGTEINQPMGITLIGGLISSTFLTLFVIPVVYSFFDKDTWRLNKMYATPDGHLVPAYLLEERVDKKWNHDNDEDKKQLQSSDAKSYSRDDMAAMLEELLKIVKRDDDDKKKQKRDDNF; the protein is encoded by the coding sequence GTGCGAATAAGCGATTTTTCAATCAAAAGGCCAATTTTTACATTGGTTACGATGTTCTTAGTGCTTATTTTAGGAGTAGTCTCCCTCTTAAATATTCCATTAAAACTCATACCAGATCTTAATCCTCCTGTAGGAGTAGTAGTCACTTCGTATCCTGGAGCAAGTCCCGATGAAGTGATGGAAAAAGTAACAAAGCCGCTTGAAGAAAATCTGGCAACATTGCCGGGGATTAAAACCTTGACCTCTACCTCACAGGAGAGCGCAAACTTCATTTTGATGCAATTTTCCTGGACGACAGATATTGATGAAATACAAAGTGAGGTCATTCAAAGACTGGATCAGACACAACTTCCGGATGAAGCTGATAAACCGCGATTTATGAAGTTCGATCCTGCTCAGTTTCCGATTATCCAATTATCTCTTAGTGCAGATGAGGAGCCTGAAGCATTAAGAAGGCTTGCTGAAGAACTGAACCTCGAGCTGTCTAAAGTTGAAGGAGTAGCAAGCGTAAATCTCTCTGGAACTGCGATTAAGGAAGTAAGAGTGGAGCTGGACCAGGAAAAGCTGAGAGATTTCAAACTTAGCCAGGCTGATGTTGTGGATGTAATTGAATCCAATAATATATCAATGCCGGGTGATCCTGTTTTGACTGAGGGAAAAGAGCTGACAACCAGAATTATCAGCTCCATTGATTCACTCGATACACTTAAAAAACTTACGGTAACAGCAGACCCCGCAACAGGGAATAAAGTAAGCCTGGAAGATATATCAGAGGTTCAGCTGGCCAGCCAGGATGATCGCACCATCACGCGCACAAACCAGGCTCCATCTGTCTTACTGAGTGTCCTGCAGCAGTCCGATGCTAATACGGCAGAGGTTTCAGACCAATTTATAAAGCAATTGGATAATCTTCTTGAAAAGGAACAGTTTGAAAATATTGAATCAGATATTCTTTTCGACCAGGGGGATTACATAAGTCTTGCTATAGGAAATATCTCCAATTCACTGATTCTCGGCGGTATTTTTGCTATGATTGTGCTGTTTTTCTTTTTGAAAAATGTCAAAAGTCCACTCATCATCGGAATCTCTATTCCTTATTCAGTTATATTCACGTTTGTGTTAATGTATTTTTCTGATTTCACCTTAAATATTATGACTCTTGGCGGATTGGCGCTTGGAATAGGCATGCTGGTGGATAATTCCATCGTGGTTATTGAGAATATATACCGCCATTTATCAATGGGGAAGGATCCGAAAACGGCGGCAAGTGTTGGGGCAAAAGAAGTAGGAAGTGCAATTACGGCTTCCACCCTGACAACAGTTGCAGTATTCCTCCCAGTGGTATTTATAACTGGAATAATAGGTGAATTGTTTAAGGAGTTTGCCCTGACCATTTCTTTTAGCTTATTTGCATCTCTGGTTGTTGCCTTGACAATAGTGCCAATGCTTGCGAGCAGGCTCCTGAAGTCTCCAAGAACAAACACGGAGGCAAAAAGGCAGGAAACAGGCTTAATGCGATCACTTGAAAAATCGATCAAGTGGTCTTTGCGGAATCGTGCAGCGGTAATAGCTATAACCATGCTGTTATTGGCAGCAGGCAGCTTTGGATTGACCACAGTAGGCACACAATTCTTGCCAAATGCAGATGAGGGCTTTTTTACGGTGCGTATGGAGCTTGAGAACGGCACTGCACTTTCAGAAACAGAAAAGGCTGTATCAGCTTTAGAGGATGAATTAAAGGATGAAGAAGAAGTTGATACCTTTGTCAGTCTAATCGGAACTACACAGGAAGGGTCCTTCCGTGGCTCGAAAAATGCCAATATTGCTGAATTGTATATCAAAATGAAAGAGCTGGACCAGCGGGAAAGGTCTACTTTTGAATTTGTTGATGAGGTGAAAAAGGATCTGGAAAGTGCTGCCTCAAAGGTTAATGAAACTGCAGAACTCTCATTTAATACACAGTCTACAGCAGGTACATCACCGAATACACTGACCTTCAGTGTGAGGGACACAGATCCCAGCCGTTTAAAGGAAAATGTTGATAAAATCTATAATGCATTGAAAGACATTGAGGATGTAACCGAATTGTCGACTGATCTCATGGATACCGTTGAAGAAATTCAAATTACTGTGGACCGTGAAAAGGCTCTTGAAGAGGGTCTGGCTCCCGCCCAGGTAGCCATGGCAGTAAATGATGTAACCCGGGGCAATCGTGCTACACAAATAATAGATGATGAATCCAATATTTATGGCGTTTTTGTTGAGTACGATCGGGAAGTCACACAGGATATAGAGAATTTGAAGAAATTGCTTATTAAAAAACCTGATGGCAATTATGCCGCTCTGAGTGATGTAGCCAATATTGAGCGAGGAGAAGGACCGGTAAATATTCAGCGCATTAATCAGCAGGATGCTGTCCAATTTACATTAAAGTACAAATCTTCTACAAACATGGGTGCCATGTCTAATGAAGTGGATAAAGAAATTGCCGATCTGAAATTGCCGGATGAAACAGAAATCGTTTTTAGCGGTGACAGAGAATTGCTGGAATCATCCATTGATGACCTGGTTCTGGCATTTGTACTGGCAATCGTGTTTATTTATCTTGTCATGGCAGGCCAATTTGAGTCGCTTAAGTATCCGCTGGTTATCATGTTTACTGTGCCGCTCATGGTGATAGGCGTGGCAATTGCTCTTACAGCAACCCAAACACCTATTAGTTTAACAGCCATAATCGGGATTATTGTGCTTGCAGGAATTGTAGTTAATAATGCAATAGTCATTGTCGATTATATTAACCAAAAGAAAGAGCAGGGTCTGAAGAGCTACGATGCCATAATTATTTCAGTTAAGGACCGTGCAAGGCCAATATTCATGACAGCCTTAACTACTATACTTGGCTTAGTGCCTTTAGCACTTGGCATTGGAGAAGGAACAGAAATTAACCAGCCCATGGGAATTACTCTTATTGGCGGGCTGATCAGCAGTACGTTCCTGACACTATTTGTCATACCAGTTGTATATAGCTTTTTTGACAAGGATACATGGCGATTAAATAAAATGTATGCAACACCAGATGGGCACTTAGTACCAGCTTACCTGCTTGAAGAAAGAGTGGACAAAAAATGGAATCACGATAATGACGAAGATAAAAAACAGCTTCAATCCTCTGATGCTAAATCCTACAGCAGAGATGATATGGCAGCCATGCTGGAGGAATTATTAAAAATTGTAAAAAGAGATGACGATGATAAGAAAAAACAGAAACGGGATGATAATTTCTAG
- a CDS encoding DUF5667 domain-containing protein, whose product MKSLKFLSGKEMNKMAKSTLAVVIAGAFTFSGTAAFASGNSEEADFETVELKNDQSAKAIAETNNDEAESIDDSKEKLDEIESETPSLLPGSFFYFAKLALEKVKLALTFDDVKEAKLLAGYAAERMAEAEALFAEGKEEEALAAIEKALEQMENAENIVEEANEDSEQSKSDDENSSDLISEDESAEDEASEEDVQAEDDVDDELDSDNDTVDKETEEEVKEILAQNIITLKANLAKFSDRFDENHPAILAMQKNIAKFSEKWSDQLIGLEKGYAGNDQDGQAAEEPEPVKSEEAFSEMESADDSAKEIDESASEEEAVTRAAPVKVSKESKNAAKAEKKKAHEEAKVLEANKRAEAKAAREEARKAAKEAREAAKEAEREAREAARKAAKEQQAKKVEEKQTEAKSHASKGKERAEQAKGQGKENKGN is encoded by the coding sequence GTGAAATCATTGAAATTTTTATCCGGCAAAGAAATGAATAAAATGGCAAAGAGTACATTGGCAGTAGTGATTGCAGGAGCATTCACATTCTCAGGAACAGCAGCCTTTGCAAGTGGAAATAGCGAAGAAGCAGATTTTGAAACAGTTGAATTAAAAAATGACCAATCAGCCAAAGCGATAGCTGAAACAAATAATGATGAAGCAGAATCCATTGACGATTCTAAAGAAAAGCTTGATGAGATTGAATCAGAAACACCATCTTTATTGCCTGGAAGCTTTTTCTACTTTGCGAAGCTGGCTTTGGAAAAAGTAAAGCTTGCTCTAACTTTTGATGATGTTAAAGAGGCAAAATTGCTTGCCGGTTATGCTGCAGAGCGTATGGCTGAAGCAGAAGCCCTTTTTGCTGAAGGAAAGGAAGAAGAAGCATTAGCAGCAATAGAAAAAGCATTAGAACAAATGGAAAATGCTGAAAACATTGTTGAAGAAGCTAATGAAGACTCTGAACAGTCTAAATCAGATGATGAGAACAGCAGTGATCTAATTAGCGAAGACGAATCAGCTGAGGATGAGGCATCTGAAGAGGATGTTCAGGCTGAGGATGATGTCGATGATGAGCTTGATTCTGATAATGACACAGTGGACAAGGAAACGGAAGAAGAAGTAAAAGAAATCCTTGCTCAAAATATCATTACCCTAAAGGCAAATCTGGCTAAGTTTTCAGATAGGTTCGATGAAAATCATCCTGCTATTTTAGCGATGCAAAAGAACATTGCTAAGTTCTCTGAAAAATGGTCGGACCAATTGATCGGCCTGGAAAAAGGATATGCTGGAAATGACCAGGATGGGCAGGCTGCAGAAGAGCCTGAACCAGTTAAATCTGAAGAAGCTTTTTCAGAAATGGAATCAGCAGACGATTCAGCGAAAGAAATTGATGAATCAGCTTCTGAAGAAGAAGCTGTGACACGTGCAGCTCCCGTGAAGGTGTCTAAAGAATCAAAAAATGCAGCCAAGGCTGAGAAGAAAAAGGCACATGAAGAAGCAAAAGTTTTAGAAGCCAATAAGAGAGCGGAAGCAAAGGCTGCACGTGAAGAAGCTAGAAAAGCAGCAAAAGAAGCACGCGAAGCAGCTAAAGAAGCTGAAAGAGAAGCACGCGAGGCAGCTAGAAAAGCAGCAAAAGAACAGCAGGCAAAGAAAGTTGAAGAAAAGCAGACTGAGGCAAAAAGCCATGCCAGCAAGGGAAAAGAGAGAGCTGAACAGGCAAAAGGTCAAGGGAAAGAGAATAAAGGCAACTAA
- the sigI gene encoding RNA polymerase sigma factor SigI, whose translation MLSLLFMAKKRKKSLEETVELIQQGDTALNNELIESYKPFIAKTVSSVCKRYIHESDDEFSIGLIAFNEAIQKYSPDKGSSLISFSEVLIKRRVIDYIRKQSKFQNLSFNGVSKLEDDDTASSAIEDELSIEDYRKKTDEELRKEEIFQFTQILQEFGLTFSDLIEQSPKHADARKNAMTVAKILVENEELKSILFDKKKLPIKQLEGYVSLSRKTIERNRKYIIAISLILTGDYVFLKDYIKGVLET comes from the coding sequence TTGCTAAGCTTATTGTTTATGGCGAAGAAGCGGAAGAAATCGCTCGAAGAAACGGTAGAGTTAATACAGCAGGGAGATACAGCATTAAATAATGAGCTAATAGAGTCATATAAGCCGTTTATTGCTAAAACAGTATCATCAGTCTGCAAGAGATATATTCATGAATCTGATGATGAATTTAGCATTGGCCTCATAGCCTTTAATGAAGCTATTCAAAAGTACAGTCCTGATAAGGGTAGTTCATTGATCAGTTTTTCGGAAGTACTTATTAAAAGGCGGGTTATTGATTATATCCGTAAGCAATCCAAATTTCAGAATCTCAGCTTTAATGGAGTCTCTAAACTGGAAGATGATGATACGGCCAGCTCGGCAATAGAAGACGAATTGTCCATTGAAGACTACAGAAAAAAAACAGATGAAGAACTGAGGAAAGAAGAAATTTTCCAGTTTACACAGATTCTTCAGGAATTCGGCCTTACCTTCAGCGATCTGATCGAACAATCCCCAAAACATGCGGATGCACGAAAAAATGCGATGACTGTAGCCAAAATTCTGGTTGAAAATGAAGAACTCAAAAGTATTCTTTTTGACAAAAAAAAGCTGCCAATAAAGCAGCTGGAGGGTTATGTATCTTTAAGCAGAAAAACAATAGAGAGAAATAGAAAATATATAATTGCCATATCACTGATATTAACTGGCGATTATGTCTTTTTAAAGGATTATATCAAAGGGGTGTTGGAAACGTGA
- a CDS encoding anti-sigma-I factor RsgI family protein, with product MKTGIIMEINERFLTLLTPEGEFLRARKQDRAYAIGQEIAFFPIELKDGKLSRPLLIFRLSRGKGLMAAAFALMLAIVSFLPFLQNDEVYAYMSIDVNPSIELGVNQEYQVVELIPYNEEGKLIIQNIKNWKKNSIHEVADKILLQIKKQGYLKENNEIVIAAVYTEQIKEADEHIQKELADIKQAAQKEQLEVTLLEASEEEREAAIEKGLSAGIYKESKLKADDDRKEYSEPVNPNKQADKETQSPPKPAENTQSQLKKQGNKGVNKEEPAVPGQLKKSENQQKQQNNSGKYNGNNHEKRHDHDGKKDQGNKIKVQEHPNHPSEKKNNKGIENKNNPERSSKEHDNGNNRGWKGHEKNQKNSGNSNKGSGNNQGKHDDRGK from the coding sequence GTGAAAACAGGTATAATCATGGAAATAAACGAACGTTTTTTAACACTATTAACCCCGGAAGGAGAATTTCTGCGTGCTCGAAAACAAGATCGGGCATACGCAATAGGCCAGGAAATTGCCTTCTTCCCAATAGAACTGAAAGACGGAAAGTTGTCGCGTCCTCTATTAATTTTTAGATTGTCCAGAGGAAAAGGATTAATGGCAGCAGCATTTGCGTTGATGCTCGCAATCGTGTCTTTTCTGCCGTTTTTGCAAAACGACGAAGTGTACGCTTATATGTCAATAGACGTCAATCCGAGTATTGAATTAGGGGTCAATCAGGAATATCAGGTAGTAGAACTCATTCCTTATAATGAAGAAGGAAAACTTATTATCCAGAACATCAAGAACTGGAAAAAGAACAGCATTCATGAAGTGGCTGACAAAATTCTCCTTCAGATAAAGAAGCAGGGCTATTTAAAGGAAAATAACGAAATAGTCATTGCAGCCGTTTATACAGAACAGATTAAAGAAGCGGATGAGCACATTCAGAAAGAGTTAGCAGATATAAAACAAGCTGCACAAAAAGAGCAGCTTGAAGTAACTTTACTGGAAGCAAGTGAAGAGGAAAGAGAAGCCGCTATTGAAAAAGGACTGTCAGCCGGGATATATAAAGAAAGTAAATTAAAGGCTGACGATGACAGGAAGGAATATTCTGAACCTGTAAATCCCAATAAACAGGCAGATAAAGAAACACAATCTCCTCCAAAACCTGCAGAAAATACCCAAAGCCAATTAAAAAAGCAGGGGAATAAAGGAGTTAATAAAGAAGAACCTGCTGTTCCGGGGCAATTAAAGAAATCTGAGAACCAGCAAAAACAGCAGAATAACAGCGGGAAATACAATGGAAATAATCATGAAAAAAGACACGATCATGATGGAAAGAAAGATCAGGGAAATAAGATAAAAGTCCAAGAACATCCGAATCATCCAAGCGAAAAAAAAAATAACAAGGGTATTGAAAATAAAAATAATCCTGAGCGAAGTTCCAAAGAACATGATAATGGGAATAACAGAGGCTGGAAAGGTCATGAGAAAAACCAGAAGAATAGTGGCAATTCCAATAAAGGCAGCGGAAACAATCAAGGGAAGCATGATGATAGAGGAAAATGA
- a CDS encoding alpha/beta-type small acid-soluble spore protein, producing the protein MARSSNKLLVPGIEQYMDQVKYEIAQEFGVQLGSDTVSRANGSVGGEITKRLVQQAQAQMSGQNKQ; encoded by the coding sequence ATGGCAAGAAGCAGCAATAAGCTTTTAGTTCCTGGCATTGAACAATACATGGACCAGGTTAAATATGAAATTGCCCAGGAATTTGGTGTTCAATTAGGCTCTGATACAGTATCCCGGGCTAACGGATCTGTAGGCGGAGAAATTACTAAGCGGCTTGTCCAGCAAGCTCAAGCCCAAATGTCCGGCCAGAATAAACAATAA